In Papaver somniferum cultivar HN1 chromosome 1, ASM357369v1, whole genome shotgun sequence, a genomic segment contains:
- the LOC113347350 gene encoding 20 kDa chaperonin, chloroplastic-like produces the protein MFGKSRIETLRQKLSPSLSFGTFSQLLSHLSFFLSFFLSFCVSISVKKNPIHHISYEVKQKVKLVSGIKPQIRNISSSQFERNSNPSFLSQKLKGNDAAVTVLAVGRHKPLGDRVLVVTKTAEQKTTGGIQSPSTAQTKPQGSELLAIEKGKTVGKAQVDVSVKTGAQIIYSKYAGTEVDLNGVSHLLLNDDGILGILETEDVKDFNPLSERVLINVEEAEKETAGGLLLTEDSKEKPSIGTVYQFVLSLYMYYVS, from the exons ATGTTTGGTAAATCTAGAATTGAAACCCTGAGGCAGAAACTCTCTCCTTCTCTCTCATTTGGAACCTTTTCACAGCTTCTATCtcacctttctttctttctttctttctttctttctttctgtgtCTCAATTTCTGTAAAAAAAAATCCGATCCATCACATATCTTATGAAGTAAAACAAAAAGTAAAACTTGTTTCCGGAATTAAACCTCAAATCCGTAACATCTCTAGTTCACAGTTTGAAAGGAACTCGAATCCCTCGTTTCTCTCTCAGAAATTGAAAGGGAATGACGCGGCCGTTACAGTTTTAG CCGTTGGGAGACACAAGCCCTTGGGAGACAGGGTGCTTGTTGTAACCAAGACAGCAGAGCAGAAGACCACAGGTGGTATTCAGTCGCCTTCTACCGCTCAGACTAAGCCACAAGGAAGTGAGCTCCTTGCTATTGAGAAGGGTAAGACCGTCGGAAAGGCCCAAGTCGATGTTAGTGTGAAG ACTGGTGCTCAAATCATTTACTCCAAATATGCCGGAACTGAAGTGGACTTGAATGGAGTAAGCCATCTTTTATTGAATGACGATGGCATTCTTGGTATTCTCGAGACCGAAGATGTCAAGGATTTTAATCCCCTGAGCGAACGCGTGTTAATTAAC GTTGAGGAGGCCGAGAAGGAAACTGCTGGTGGGTTACTTCTAACAGAGGATAGCAAGGAGAAGCCCTCCATTGGAACG GTATATCAGTTTGTCCTTTCTTTGTACATGTACTATGTAAGCTGA